Genomic window (Musa acuminata AAA Group cultivar baxijiao chromosome BXJ1-9, Cavendish_Baxijiao_AAA, whole genome shotgun sequence):
ATTAAGCAAGGCGCCATGCCACACAAAGCACCCGGTAGCATTGTAGGAATAAGCAGTACAAGAACAGTTGTTCAAGCAAGCCAATTCACAATCTTCATCACTCCCAACCGTGGCCAAAATCTGAGAGTTGTCGGGTGACTTTATATTCGACAACGGAAAGAACACATCATCTGTCTCAGAATTGCCCGAGCTATCTCGACCGCAATTCAGCTGAGTTTTCCTCTCACACCCCCCGCTTTGATCACCCAAATCCCACTCGGTTTGGTTCTTCACACTGAAACCTTTGATGCACTTGCAAAATGGCTTGCTGATGTCGTTGCAGCTTCCGAAAGGCCCACAAATAGCATACACTAAGCATTGCTGTCTTGGCTGAGACCAGAAGAGCATCCATGATTTCAGATTCTCCATCCACGTCAATTGTTGGATCTGACCTGTAGCATAATCTAATACGAACCTGGAGATGATGCTGTCATTCTTAACGGTGTAGTTGAAGTAGGTCTCCGTGCTACTGTTAACAAATTGGAAGTCATAAATGTAATTTTTGGTCATCTCAGGAACTAAGTTGAAAATATGGCCATTCCAGACTCCACTAGTCCAATATATCTGAGACATGTTCCATATTATGTAGTATTGGCTGGTTCCATTCGGGTCGATCTCGAGGGAGAAGATCCCAGGAGCAGGATCAGCTTTGTTCTTCCAGGCTGTGAGATGCTGCAGCTGGTTGGTCACCTTGTTCAACCCAAGCTTGTCTCTGGGGAGCCAAGTGTCGCTGGGATGATCAAAGCTTTGCCAGAAGACCTGGGAGGAGTTGGTCTCGTCCCTCAGCTGAAGGTTCCCATCGTCAAGGATCACAGCTACCGTGGAGTTGGAGGGAATACTGGTACCGGTGGACCAAATAATGCCTTTGGACTGATCGAGGAGGACCAGGTTGCCATCATCGGAGATCTTGAGCTCTGACGTGCTTGGGTCTGTGACTGGGATCTCTCGGTTGGCCACCCATACTGCAGTGAGCAGGGAGATCTTGTTGTACCAGATGCCAACATAGTAGTTCTCGGAAGAGGTACTTGGAGCGAAGAAGCCAAGCACGAATTGGCCCCCTGCTGAGGTAATAATCTGGCGTCCTGAGAGAGAGCGATTGGGGGAGATGGTATCAGATGCGGAGGAAGGAGAGGCTTGGTGGAGTGCTAAGAAGGAGATGACGAGAAGAGACAGATACAGGGGGATGGCGCATGCAGACCTCGAAAGAGCCATGGCAGCAAAGCTAACGGGCATCACACACTCAAGTAACAAATGAGGTAGGGAGAGAGCATTACAACTCATGGGGGAACTCTCCGTGAACTCAATCTGGGAATTGAAGTTGAAACGGTCAAAGCACCATttccaccacataatttttccaaGTCTTCAAAGACTTTGTGTGGAATGGACTTCAAAGGCGTCTTCGACGGGCGGCTACACAGTCACGGCACAAACCAAAAGCTGTAATTTTAGATGATGAGACAGTGATAGTGCCCAATTTCTCTCTCTGATGATCCATGATCTGGACTAATTCGCCTTCCAAATCACATGGTAACAGTGATTCTATTTACAGAAGCCCACCTGTGATTAACACCATGTATCATTGGTCCAAAGCACTGTTTCCACGCACATCATCTTCAAGGCATCTTCGAAGACTTAGCGTGGAACGGAGAAACGCGATAAGAAGTCAACGAGGAGGACTCGGTCTAAAACACTGATTCCACATACCCTCTTATTTGGGTCGAAACGAGAATAGTCAAGAAAttgtttaatgattttttattttgtgtgTGTGGATTAAGAAGTAGAAGATTTATATGGCAATTCAAAATCATTGTCCACAAACGAAGTAGGCACAGTTGAAGATTCTCTTTGAGGTTGAATTATAAATATATCAACAAAAACTTTAGTCACATCTGATGTCAGAATTCAACGGATCTCCTTTTTTGTGTTCTTTGATCGCTAGATTAAAGACGAATTTTCCATCCGATATGGATTTAAATGCAGGCCAAATGATTCTTTTATTTCACGTGAGCAGTTTTACGCTGCTATTTTCatgataaaaatcatatcatatctGGATGGATGAAGCAAATGATTCTTGGTGTAATTATGCCGTTTTAAATTTGAGTTGCTCGTAACAGTCTAATATAGATTGTCTGTAAAGATTTTAGTTTCTTTTTCTTAAGAATTTTATTAATTTAGATTACAGCTTCAAATCAACTAAaagatttgatatttttttataccattatgttatgattttttttattttttgagttttgaataatattttattaaatttatctaGTTCATTAAGAATTTGATAGggatttattttagatttatttattagGAGTTCAAATGCTAATGGACTTAAGAGTAATATCaataagaatcggatcatgatgatatcGTGATAACGAGATCGAAtcgtctttaaacacatacccaaaATAATCTTGATTATAGATTATTCAAAAGAAACATTGAGATAATTGGACATATTGTATGTTACCATTAGACTCGAGAGATCTTCTGTATTAGTACTAATCTCTTTTAGATTTATAAGTTTGAAAGTTCCAGTATAGTCGATCATCAGATCAATCTTACAAGAGTAAGTATTGATAAAAAATCATCCGTTCTCGATAtcattaaattaattataaaataaacaataCGTCTAATTTGTAACAACACTTCCAATTTATTTGAAGCTGAAACTATATAACATGACGACAGCATCATTCTTACCTTATATAATTAACCTATTCATGTTCTGGAAAATAAACTACATGACTGCAATATCCGGCTTTTTCTTATACACATAAGCTTGCGTGAAGTAAACGTAGAGAACTAGCTCGATCATGCTGAGCCCCGCAAGAAGCCAATAGAAGTAATCGAGATGAGCACGGTTCAGATTGTTGGAAAACCAGCTCTCTCCACCTCTGCTCGTCGTTTTGTTGATCACAGAGATCAGGAATCCACTGATGAAGCTGCCGATGCCGAAGATGCTCATGTAGAGAGCCAGCCCCAGGCTCCTCAATGCATCAGGGACTTGGTCGTAGAAGAACTCCTGCAGGCCAACCATGGTGAAGACATCTGCAACCCCGAAAAGAACATACTGAGGCACCAGCCACCACAAGCTCATCGGAATCCTAGCGTTGGGCTGATCCACCAGACCGAACTCTCGAGCAGTTTTGAGCCGCTTCATCTCCACCAGAGCCGCTGTCACCATGGAGATGAGAGACAGAGCCATCCCGGTGCCAATCCTCTGCAGCATGGTGATGCCGGAAGGAAGCCCGGAGAACTTCCGAGCCACAGGGACGAGGATGCGATCGTAGATAGGGATGGAGACAATGATGGAGGTGCTGATGAAACTCTGCAGCGCCGCCGGCGGCACCTGAAGCTTGGAGCTGATCCTCCTGTCCAATGTACCGCCTTGCTTGGTGAACAGAGTTGAGGACTGCGCGAACACAACGGCGTAGATCAAACACGTCGTCCATATAGGGAACAGTCGAACCAGCCCCTTCGTCTCCTCCACACGTTCGATGCTGCCCAGAAATCATTAGTCTTCGCTAATCTACCACCAGAGGATACTAGTATCAACAGGTTTCAAAATAATACTCTTACTCGGATTGCAGTTCGGTAATGGGAAGTTTTCCCAGCCTCCTTCTTGTCAATGCGACGAGCGTTTTGCCGATCCGAGCGAAGGGGTTCTCCTCTTGCAAGAGGCAGAAGCGGTAAGTCCTGGTTCCGAGCACGAACAACACGAGGGCAAACAGCATAACGATGCAGGGGATTCCGAACCCAAGGCCCCAGCCGATGTTGTCCTGGACGTAGCTGAGGATGACGAGGGTGACCACGACGCCGCAGCAAATTCCGAAGTACC
Coding sequences:
- the LOC135592244 gene encoding G-type lectin S-receptor-like serine/threonine-protein kinase At2g19130, whose translation is MALSRSACAIPLYLSLLVISFLALHQASPSSASDTISPNRSLSGRQIITSAGGQFVLGFFAPSTSSENYYVGIWYNKISLLTAVWVANREIPVTDPSTSELKISDDGNLVLLDQSKGIIWSTGTSIPSNSTVAVILDDGNLQLRDETNSSQVFWQSFDHPSDTWLPRDKLGLNKVTNQLQHLTAWKNKADPAPGIFSLEIDPNGTSQYYIIWNMSQIYWTSGVWNGHIFNLVPEMTKNYIYDFQFVNSSTETYFNYTVKNDSIISRFVLDYATGQIQQLTWMENLKSWMLFWSQPRQQCLVYAICGPFGSCNDISKPFCKCIKGFSVKNQTEWDLGDQSGGCERKTQLNCGRDSSGNSETDDVFFPLSNIKSPDNSQILATVGSDEDCELACLNNCSCTAYSYNATGCFVWHGALLNLQDQYGSDGSTLYLRLAASELQSSRSKKGVVTWIIVGVVVVVVACLAIIQWRRRSRRMIRKSKAVGGTMVPFDYRELQRATNNFSHKLGGGGFGSVFKGSLPDSTVIAVKKLEGLHQGEKQFRSEVSTIGTIQHVNLVRLLGFCSEASRKLLVYEFMPKGSLDTQLFHSDSTALDWKTRYQIAVGTARGLAYLHEQCRDCIIHCDIKPENIVLDASFVPKVADFGLAKLVGRDFSRVLTTMRGTRGYLAPEWITGVAITAKADVYSYGMMLFEIISGRRNLEQTEGGIAGYFPKLVATRLDADGVESLLDPRLGGEANLEEVERACKLACWCIQDGESCRPTMGQVVQVLEGFLDASMPPIPRSILLAETPEDIRFFYELSSKQSSQSRRSNASSSPQTDSTKSNGSGV